One stretch of Candidatus Bathyarchaeia archaeon DNA includes these proteins:
- a CDS encoding V-type ATP synthase subunit A produces MVAGKGRVKRVNGSLVVVEGLRGAKIGDVVHIGELKLIGEVVRITGGDVALQCYEDTGGLRPGEPVVSTGRPLSAELGPGLIGNIFDGLEFSEMAMWRLTGPFMKKGVKMTPLDRDKRWVFKPTVKRGEKVGEGDVIGVVQETSVVEHRILVPVGLRGVLTEVKEGEFTVEDPVAALRTPEGRGEELKLMQVWPVRVPRPYKIRLPAVEPLITGQRVVDSFFPVAKGGTAAIPGGFGTGKTVTLHQLAKWSDADIIIYVGCGERGNEMADVITHFPTLEDPRTGKKLIERSVFIANVSNLPVSAREASIYMGITIAEYYRDQGYGVALMADSTSRWAEALRDISGRLEEIPAEGGYPAYLSERVAEFYERSGRVVTLGSGERIGSVTIMGAVSPPGGDFSEPVTSLTLRFVGTLWALDTELAFRRHFPAINWLLSFSRYTDLLKDYWFKHDPEWLRFRDRALTLLEEASKIEETARIIGEKALPEEQRLILFISEIIREGFLVQHAYHEVDTYCEPEKQAKMLRFFVELYDSLEPLVRAGVPVEKIRGLPFVVEAMRLKERRGLEWIEKVKAEIKTEVEKLAQQYELAIKPSFA; encoded by the coding sequence ATGGTTGCTGGAAAGGGAAGGGTGAAAAGGGTTAACGGCTCTCTAGTGGTCGTTGAGGGTCTTCGGGGAGCCAAGATAGGTGATGTGGTTCACATAGGGGAGCTGAAGCTCATAGGAGAGGTTGTGAGAATCACCGGCGGCGATGTGGCGCTTCAATGCTATGAGGACACAGGAGGACTGAGGCCCGGGGAACCCGTTGTCTCGACTGGCAGACCCCTCTCGGCGGAGCTGGGACCGGGCTTGATAGGCAATATATTCGACGGGTTAGAGTTCTCAGAGATGGCCATGTGGCGACTCACAGGGCCATTCATGAAGAAGGGTGTAAAGATGACCCCGCTGGACAGGGATAAAAGATGGGTTTTCAAGCCAACGGTGAAAAGAGGGGAAAAGGTGGGGGAAGGTGACGTCATCGGAGTGGTTCAGGAAACCTCTGTCGTGGAGCATAGAATCTTAGTTCCCGTTGGATTGAGGGGCGTGCTGACCGAGGTGAAGGAAGGCGAGTTCACGGTTGAGGATCCAGTCGCCGCGTTAAGGACACCTGAAGGCCGAGGGGAGGAGTTAAAGCTTATGCAGGTTTGGCCTGTTAGGGTTCCCAGGCCATATAAAATCAGGTTGCCGGCCGTAGAGCCATTAATTACGGGACAAAGGGTTGTTGACTCCTTCTTCCCTGTCGCCAAGGGTGGTACAGCCGCCATCCCAGGGGGTTTCGGAACCGGGAAGACCGTAACCCTCCACCAGCTGGCCAAATGGTCTGACGCCGACATCATTATCTACGTCGGCTGTGGTGAAAGAGGGAACGAGATGGCTGACGTCATCACCCACTTCCCCACGTTGGAGGATCCTAGGACAGGTAAAAAGCTCATTGAAAGATCCGTTTTCATTGCGAACGTCAGCAACCTGCCCGTCTCCGCTAGGGAGGCCAGCATATACATGGGCATCACCATCGCTGAATACTATCGGGATCAAGGCTATGGCGTCGCCTTGATGGCGGACTCCACCTCCCGGTGGGCTGAGGCGCTGCGAGACATATCTGGTCGGCTGGAGGAGATCCCGGCTGAAGGAGGCTACCCTGCTTACCTTTCAGAGAGGGTAGCTGAGTTCTACGAGAGAAGTGGGAGAGTGGTCACCCTGGGAAGTGGGGAAAGAATTGGATCCGTCACCATCATGGGAGCCGTATCCCCGCCGGGAGGGGATTTCAGCGAACCTGTTACCTCTCTTACCCTCCGGTTCGTCGGAACTTTATGGGCTTTGGACACCGAGCTGGCCTTTCGAAGGCACTTCCCAGCTATCAACTGGCTTTTAAGCTTCAGTCGATACACCGACCTTCTTAAAGACTACTGGTTCAAGCATGATCCCGAGTGGTTGCGTTTCAGGGATAGAGCCCTCACCCTATTAGAGGAGGCCTCAAAAATCGAGGAAACCGCAAGGATCATCGGGGAAAAGGCTCTGCCCGAGGAGCAACGTCTCATCCTTTTTATCTCCGAAATCATCCGGGAAGGCTTCCTAGTTCAACACGCATACCATGAAGTTGACACTTACTGCGAACCAGAGAAGCAGGCCAAAATGCTCAGGTTCTTCGTAGAGCTCTATGACTCCCTAGAACCATTGGTCAGAGCCGGGGTTCCGGTAGAGAAGATTAGGGGATTGCCCTTCGTCGTCGAAGCCATGAGGCTAAAGGAGCGGAGAGGCCTCGAATGGATTGAGAAGGTGAAGGCTGAGATCAAAACGGAAGTTGAAAAACTTGCCCAACAATACGAGCTTGCGATAAAACCCTCATTCGCGTAA
- a CDS encoding V-type ATP synthase subunit F has protein sequence MKVAAVGDRFFISGFMMVGAEGFEAESDDEALKLVKELESAGYGLVILPERFVECTRETRFRLIREGRTTPIFTFLPDFTGVKGQRLKELKKSISLAVGAELKL, from the coding sequence TTGAAGGTTGCCGCGGTAGGTGACCGATTCTTCATCTCAGGCTTCATGATGGTGGGGGCAGAGGGTTTCGAGGCTGAAAGCGACGATGAAGCTTTAAAACTGGTGAAGGAGTTGGAAAGCGCGGGTTACGGCCTGGTCATCCTTCCTGAGCGGTTTGTTGAATGTACCCGTGAAACACGGTTTAGGCTGATCAGGGAGGGCAGAACAACCCCAATCTTCACTTTTTTGCCCGACTTCACCGGTGTGAAGGGCCAGAGGCTGAAGGAGTTGAAGAAAAGCATCAGCTTGGCGGTGGGCGCGGAATTAAAATTATGA
- a CDS encoding DUF429 domain-containing protein yields MERRLKPFRSAGVDLAGSESRATGYCILGADLNVETQVLFRNEEIIQRIQRDRPGIVCVDAPLALPKGRCCLRDDCSCRGKGHLRECDKGLLQMGIKFFPLTLGPMRKLTMRGMELKEALKNLGFGVIESYPGAAQDLMGIPRKKSLEELKKSLIRYGLKGGITGNLTDHELDAVTCALVGRMYLEGNYLALGDPEEVLMILPNPASSTLRMKLPSRKPFSN; encoded by the coding sequence GTGGAGAGAAGGCTGAAGCCCTTTAGATCAGCGGGCGTGGACTTGGCTGGATCAGAGTCGAGGGCGACCGGATACTGTATACTAGGGGCGGACTTGAACGTTGAAACCCAGGTGTTATTTAGGAACGAAGAAATCATCCAACGTATTCAGCGAGACAGACCAGGCATCGTGTGTGTAGACGCTCCGCTGGCCCTTCCAAAGGGCAGATGCTGCTTGAGAGATGATTGTTCATGTCGGGGAAAAGGCCACTTGAGGGAATGCGATAAAGGCCTTCTCCAGATGGGGATAAAATTCTTTCCCCTAACACTTGGACCTATGAGGAAGCTGACCATGAGGGGTATGGAGTTGAAGGAGGCGCTGAAGAACCTTGGATTTGGAGTGATCGAATCTTATCCCGGAGCGGCTCAAGACCTGATGGGAATACCTCGGAAAAAAAGCCTTGAAGAACTGAAAAAAAGCTTAATTCGATACGGGTTGAAGGGAGGGATTACGGGAAACCTCACGGACCATGAGCTGGATGCGGTGACATGCGCTCTAGTAGGCCGAATGTACTTGGAGGGAAACTATCTCGCATTAGGAGATCCTGAGGAGGTGTTGATGATCCTCCCAAATCCAGCCTCAAGCACCTTGAGAATGAAACTTCCAAGTCGAAAACCCTTTAGTAACTGA
- the cutA gene encoding divalent-cation tolerance protein CutA — protein MSSETLSRPEEFCLVFVTCENVDQALKVAEALVEKRLAGCVSVLTDVFSVYRWKGKVEKAEEVLLMIKTRTPLFTEVEREVKKLHSYTTPEIVGFRFDEAFQRYIRWLREETTSKPSK, from the coding sequence ATGAGCTCAGAAACCCTTTCAAGACCGGAAGAGTTCTGCCTAGTTTTTGTGACCTGTGAAAATGTAGACCAAGCTTTGAAGGTGGCTGAGGCTTTAGTTGAGAAAAGACTCGCCGGATGCGTCAGCGTCCTAACCGATGTATTCAGCGTCTACCGGTGGAAGGGAAAGGTGGAAAAAGCCGAGGAGGTCCTTTTGATGATTAAGACGCGCACGCCCCTTTTCACCGAAGTAGAAAGGGAGGTGAAGAAGCTTCACTCCTACACAACCCCCGAGATCGTTGGATTCAGGTTTGACGAAGCATTTCAAAGATATATACGCTGGCTGAGAGAGGAGACAACATCAAAACCCAGCAAATGA
- a CDS encoding Lrp/AsnC family transcriptional regulator encodes MNSLDVLDLKIVRALQADARKPITRLAKEVGANQATVRKRIDKLIEAGIIQHFTVSLDYHKLGRAIKAFVGLRVQPARLREIVDHLAKHPDVQVLYRTSGDTDIILEVIFEKMEDLNAFLETELKLEGILGTIVTIVIGPFKRCPWTGL; translated from the coding sequence GTGAACAGCTTAGACGTCTTAGACCTCAAAATCGTCAGGGCCCTGCAAGCCGACGCTAGGAAGCCCATTACCAGGCTGGCGAAGGAAGTGGGGGCAAACCAGGCGACGGTGAGGAAGAGGATTGATAAGCTCATCGAAGCCGGCATCATCCAGCATTTCACCGTATCCTTAGACTACCATAAGCTCGGCAGGGCCATCAAGGCCTTCGTTGGATTAAGGGTTCAACCCGCACGTTTAAGGGAGATTGTGGACCACCTCGCCAAACACCCCGATGTACAGGTCCTATACCGAACCAGCGGCGACACAGACATCATCTTGGAAGTGATCTTCGAGAAAATGGAGGATTTAAACGCCTTCTTGGAAACGGAGCTTAAACTCGAGGGCATCCTAGGAACCATCGTCACCATCGTCATTGGCCCATTCAAAAGATGCCCCTGGACTGGGCTTTAA
- a CDS encoding phosphomannomutase/phosphoglucomutase: MFRAYDIRGVYGEDLTPKLGFDIGMAFAQLIGEGKRISVARDARLSGPIMESMFKLGVLASGCDTVELGLQPTPILYFSVAHLKLNGGCVTTASHNPPEYNGFKLCRKGGFSLTYESGIGEIEKLVTSRGTKYKRWNKLGKEEQCDIRPIYENYLREKIQLKRIMRVVVDAGNGTCGFMGEVLKRLGCKVDVLYGEPDGRFPHHVPNPLREETLTDLKKRVVEFDADLGIAFDGDGDRVGFIDDKGKMVKADHAMMIFAEDLIKRRGFLKSKILFDVATSRAVAEYVQQVGGSPKMTRVGHSYVMEALYEEGAAMAGEISGHYYFADDHYGFDDGLYAAARMVEILSHSESKLSEIIKGLPSYFSTPEERRKCPDERKFEVVEILKRKLTSMGYRIIDLDGVRVELEDAWALVRASNTEPAVVLRFEGETQEGLRNVKKLVEEALSAAYKEASAS, from the coding sequence GTGTTTAGGGCATATGACATCAGGGGGGTCTACGGGGAGGATCTAACCCCTAAGCTGGGCTTCGATATCGGGATGGCTTTCGCCCAACTGATAGGTGAGGGAAAGAGGATCTCGGTGGCAAGGGATGCGAGGCTCAGCGGGCCTATCATGGAGTCTATGTTTAAACTCGGAGTCCTCGCTTCAGGTTGCGACACCGTGGAGTTAGGTCTACAACCAACGCCCATCCTCTACTTCTCCGTCGCCCATCTTAAGCTGAATGGAGGATGCGTCACCACCGCCTCTCACAACCCACCCGAGTATAATGGGTTCAAACTATGCCGAAAGGGGGGTTTCTCCCTCACATATGAGTCTGGAATCGGGGAGATCGAGAAACTGGTCACTTCTAGAGGAACGAAGTATAAGCGATGGAACAAGCTCGGTAAGGAGGAACAATGCGACATTCGACCCATATACGAAAATTATCTGAGGGAGAAAATTCAGCTGAAAAGGATTATGAGAGTCGTGGTGGACGCGGGCAATGGAACCTGTGGTTTCATGGGCGAGGTATTAAAGCGTTTGGGATGCAAAGTTGATGTTCTTTACGGTGAGCCAGACGGACGTTTCCCCCATCACGTCCCAAACCCCTTGAGAGAAGAAACTCTCACAGACTTGAAGAAAAGGGTAGTGGAGTTCGATGCCGACTTGGGAATCGCCTTCGACGGAGACGGGGATCGAGTCGGCTTTATCGACGACAAGGGAAAAATGGTCAAAGCCGACCATGCCATGATGATCTTCGCCGAAGACCTGATCAAGCGAAGAGGTTTCTTGAAGTCGAAGATCCTGTTTGACGTCGCGACTTCAAGGGCGGTGGCCGAATACGTCCAACAAGTGGGGGGATCACCGAAGATGACTAGGGTTGGGCACTCATACGTCATGGAAGCCCTTTATGAAGAGGGCGCGGCGATGGCCGGTGAGATCAGCGGACACTATTATTTCGCTGACGATCACTATGGATTTGACGATGGCTTATATGCTGCGGCTCGAATGGTCGAAATCCTATCCCACAGCGAATCGAAGCTATCCGAGATTATCAAAGGGCTTCCAAGCTATTTTTCGACCCCTGAGGAGAGGCGTAAATGCCCAGACGAGAGGAAGTTTGAAGTCGTCGAAATATTAAAGAGAAAGCTGACCTCCATGGGTTATAGAATTATAGATCTCGACGGCGTTCGAGTCGAATTGGAAGACGCGTGGGCCTTAGTGAGGGCCTCGAACACAGAGCCAGCCGTTGTTCTTAGGTTCGAGGGAGAAACTCAGGAAGGATTGAGAAATGTGAAGAAACTGGTAGAGGAAGCTCTCTCCGCAGCGTATAAGGAGGCAAGCGCGAGCTGA
- a CDS encoding V-type ATP synthase subunit E family protein, with protein sequence MSDALSVIKSEIMKRSLEEAQGIIAQAEREAEEIISSARKKAEEILERSIKPEILVMKKRILGSARLEGRRALLKAKEEVLSKVFKKVEERLERIAEGKDPEYRYEDLVEKFILEAASRIGERELTLKSNMKTLALIKKNLKKIENRLEKALGYKIKLTLEKNPFNCLGGIVVYTPDGTRIFYNTLEGRMVGLKEALRGMVAKILFT encoded by the coding sequence TTGAGCGATGCTCTCTCAGTCATCAAATCAGAAATCATGAAAAGAAGCCTAGAAGAGGCTCAGGGAATCATAGCTCAAGCGGAGCGTGAGGCTGAGGAAATCATCTCCTCGGCTAGGAAAAAAGCTGAGGAAATCTTAGAGCGTTCTATTAAACCTGAGATCTTGGTGATGAAGAAAAGGATCTTAGGCTCAGCCAGATTGGAGGGGAGGAGGGCTCTTCTGAAGGCTAAGGAGGAAGTTCTCTCCAAGGTTTTCAAGAAGGTGGAGGAGAGGTTGGAGAGAATCGCCGAGGGAAAGGACCCGGAATATCGCTACGAGGACCTAGTAGAGAAATTCATCTTGGAAGCCGCGTCGAGAATAGGGGAAAGAGAGTTGACCCTCAAATCCAACATGAAAACCCTTGCACTCATCAAGAAGAATTTAAAGAAAATTGAAAATCGGTTGGAGAAAGCCTTAGGATATAAAATTAAGCTCACCTTGGAAAAAAACCCGTTCAACTGTCTAGGCGGCATTGTAGTTTATACGCCCGACGGGACAAGGATCTTCTACAATACTCTTGAGGGCAGAATGGTAGGTTTGAAGGAAGCCCTGAGGGGAATGGTGGCGAAAATTCTCTTCACCTAG